From the genome of Gilliamella sp. wkB7, one region includes:
- a CDS encoding PAAR domain-containing protein, with the protein MIKQIAVLGDITNYGGRIITASGNGYCGIDGVALLGDLASCPKCRSTGRIIEGASNFIIDGKPVAYDGCIIACKCTPVGGHRIIALKSTMYINISNNSLSNSSQSNSIINKQEINQKKADNWIGFQIASNRDYSGLNFIVTLNNGQLLKGTFDQNNKARLTIDTQCDSARIEIESLENLGDDNNISSITENLLKTIIG; encoded by the coding sequence ATGATTAAACAAATAGCTGTATTGGGAGATATAACTAATTATGGTGGTAGGATTATTACAGCCTCAGGGAATGGTTATTGTGGTATTGATGGTGTCGCCTTATTGGGCGATTTAGCATCTTGCCCTAAATGTAGAAGCACAGGAAGGATCATAGAGGGGGCAAGTAATTTTATTATTGACGGAAAACCTGTTGCTTATGATGGTTGTATTATTGCGTGTAAATGCACTCCAGTTGGTGGTCATAGAATCATTGCATTAAAAAGTACTATGTATATTAATATCTCTAATAATAGTCTATCGAATTCATCTCAATCAAATTCCATTATAAATAAACAAGAAATCAACCAAAAAAAAGCTGATAACTGGATTGGATTTCAAATAGCTTCAAATAGAGATTATTCTGGTTTAAACTTCATTGTTACTTTAAATAATGGTCAATTATTAAAAGGAACTTTTGATCAAAATAATAAAGCAAGACTAACTATTGATACACAATGTGATAGTGCAAGAATAGAGATAGAAAGCTTAGAGAATTTAGGGGATGATAATAATATATCAAGCATAACTGAAAATTTATTAAAAACAATAATAGGTTGA
- a CDS encoding DUF7079 family protein produces MEHTLNEEDLYIALSDLFVDNEVDYNHIASVAKLFPISYVEHALFNYVAPYCYHNALTPVPSVCYFFDEDELLSAIDDIKKKENRPISKIKMRILAFYLKFRFKYAWQKLKSLL; encoded by the coding sequence GTGGAACATACGTTAAATGAAGAAGATCTTTATATTGCTCTTTCAGATCTATTTGTTGATAATGAAGTCGATTATAACCATATTGCTTCAGTAGCAAAATTATTTCCAATATCCTATGTTGAGCATGCTTTATTTAATTATGTCGCACCTTATTGTTACCACAATGCGCTCACACCTGTTCCATCTGTCTGCTACTTTTTTGATGAAGATGAGTTATTGAGTGCAATTGATGATATCAAAAAAAAAGAAAATCGCCCAATAAGTAAAATCAAGATGCGTATTTTGGCTTTTTATCTTAAGTTTAGATTTAAATATGCATGGCAAAAATTAAAAAGCTTATTATGA
- a CDS encoding OB-fold protein, translating into MKNLIAISILTLIGFNAFANDNAKKFTELLINEDIAVFRTNGESIIGEKIPIVSVSDLSKEFSNDLTKYDKTYDQQLVNIITETSEVKTDLNGNPYIVANGDNQSELVSIELKNKDDAVNIKKGSKLDLICLGTKDNVKFPVLKDCVATDSYFQKFLEITMNNISQLKDGDVPKDFFEAIYLSFKEFDIKNPNQLDEKKFEDNPDDMSEIIETVTDNIKEEDKQFTMPNP; encoded by the coding sequence ATGAAAAATTTAATTGCAATTTCAATATTAACTTTGATCGGTTTCAACGCTTTTGCTAATGATAATGCAAAAAAATTTACTGAGTTACTTATAAATGAAGATATTGCTGTTTTTAGAACAAACGGTGAATCAATTATTGGTGAAAAAATACCAATCGTATCGGTATCAGATCTTAGCAAAGAATTCAGTAATGATTTGACTAAATACGACAAAACATACGATCAACAGTTAGTGAATATTATAACAGAAACATCAGAAGTAAAAACGGATTTAAATGGTAATCCATATATTGTTGCAAATGGTGATAATCAATCTGAATTGGTTTCTATTGAATTAAAAAATAAAGATGATGCAGTGAACATCAAAAAGGGAAGTAAACTTGACTTGATCTGTCTGGGTACAAAAGACAATGTTAAATTTCCGGTTTTAAAGGATTGTGTAGCTACTGACAGTTACTTTCAGAAGTTTCTTGAAATCACAATGAATAATATAAGCCAACTAAAAGACGGGGACGTTCCAAAAGATTTTTTTGAAGCGATTTACCTGAGTTTTAAAGAATTTGATATTAAAAATCCTAACCAATTAGATGAAAAAAAATTTGAAGATAACCCAGATGATATGAGTGAGATTATTGAGACAGTAACGGATAACATTAAAGAAGAAGACAAACAATTTACCATGCCTAATCCATAA
- the allD gene encoding ureidoglycolate dehydrogenase, with translation MRVDRQTLHHLIAKKLHKAGLTSEHADIAADALTFADARGIHSHGAVRVEYYAERIAKGGMTHNPNVTYQETGPASGILDFDNGCGLVAAKVGMDKAIAMAKKNGIAVVGIRRMSHSGSLCYFTEMAAEQNLIAVSMCQSDPMAVPYGGAEEFFGTNPIAFAAPTADNRLVSFDMATTVQAWGKILYAKSKGVPIPPTWAVDEQGEPTTDPHKVNALLPIADAKGYGLMMMVDVLSGILLGVPFGKNVSSMYADLSKGRDLGHLHIVINPDYFIGLETFKKNMSAMLDQLKHVKPAKGNSEVFFPGERGKKREADYLKNGIEIVDEIYNYLISDAIHYNRYDHKNKFAE, from the coding sequence ATGAGAGTTGATAGACAAACCTTACATCATTTAATCGCTAAAAAATTACATAAAGCGGGTTTAACAAGCGAACACGCGGATATTGCTGCTGATGCCCTAACTTTTGCTGATGCCCGTGGCATCCATTCGCATGGCGCGGTGCGCGTTGAATATTATGCTGAACGTATTGCCAAAGGTGGAATGACACATAACCCTAATGTCACGTACCAAGAGACAGGTCCAGCCAGTGGCATATTAGATTTTGACAATGGGTGTGGTTTAGTGGCCGCTAAAGTAGGCATGGATAAAGCGATTGCCATGGCGAAAAAAAATGGTATTGCAGTGGTAGGTATTCGTCGTATGTCACACAGTGGTTCACTTTGTTATTTTACCGAAATGGCCGCTGAACAAAATTTAATTGCGGTATCTATGTGCCAATCCGATCCAATGGCGGTACCTTATGGCGGCGCAGAAGAATTTTTTGGTACGAATCCTATCGCCTTTGCTGCACCAACAGCCGATAATCGTCTTGTTTCGTTTGATATGGCTACCACAGTACAAGCTTGGGGAAAAATATTGTATGCCAAATCCAAAGGTGTGCCAATTCCACCGACTTGGGCAGTTGACGAACAAGGTGAACCAACAACCGATCCACACAAAGTCAACGCTCTATTACCAATAGCGGATGCCAAGGGTTATGGGCTAATGATGATGGTGGATGTATTGTCAGGCATTTTATTAGGTGTACCATTTGGCAAAAACGTCTCATCAATGTATGCCGACTTGTCTAAAGGACGCGATCTTGGACATTTGCATATTGTTATCAACCCCGATTATTTTATCGGTCTTGAAACATTCAAAAAGAACATGTCTGCCATGCTGGATCAACTAAAACACGTTAAACCTGCTAAAGGAAATAGTGAAGTCTTTTTCCCTGGTGAACGAGGCAAAAAACGTGAAGCGGATTACTTAAAAAATGGGATAGAAATTGTAGATGAAATCTACAACTACTTAATAAGTGATGCTATCCATTACAATCGATATGATCACAAAAATAAGTTTGCAGAATAA
- a CDS encoding carbamate kinase has translation MELIVIALGGNAIAKRNQPLTVDNQYENIDATTKIIAKLAGKYRLVIVHGNGPQVGLLALQNQAYSQVPAYPLDILVAQTQGMLGYMIGRSLQQHNNINKVVTVLTQVEVDEHDPSFIQPTKYIGPVYQPDQQQQLQAQYGWTFKQDGQYIRRVVPSPKPKTILEIDTIKELLTDDAIVICNGGGGIPVIKDVNGYKGVEAVIDKDHSAAILATQLKADHLMILTDADAVYENWGTPDQTALRHVTPERLKPLAVDDGAMGPKVKSVIEFVEKTGNRAYIGTLTDIEALLDTTKGTIVSPSNQQSNE, from the coding sequence ATGGAACTTATTGTCATTGCGTTAGGTGGTAATGCCATTGCCAAACGCAATCAACCTTTAACAGTCGATAATCAATATGAAAATATTGATGCAACAACAAAAATTATTGCCAAACTTGCGGGTAAATACCGCTTAGTTATCGTACATGGTAATGGACCACAAGTAGGATTATTGGCTTTGCAAAATCAAGCTTATTCTCAAGTCCCTGCCTATCCGCTAGATATTTTAGTTGCCCAAACCCAAGGCATGCTAGGTTATATGATTGGACGCAGTTTACAACAACACAACAATATTAATAAAGTTGTGACGGTGTTAACACAAGTCGAAGTGGATGAGCATGATCCCTCGTTTATTCAACCAACTAAATATATCGGGCCTGTCTATCAACCCGATCAACAGCAACAATTACAAGCACAATATGGTTGGACATTTAAACAAGATGGTCAATATATTCGCCGAGTCGTTCCCTCACCAAAACCAAAAACAATACTCGAAATTGACACCATAAAAGAACTGCTGACCGATGATGCCATTGTGATATGTAATGGTGGTGGTGGTATACCAGTAATTAAAGATGTGAATGGTTACAAAGGTGTCGAAGCAGTGATCGATAAAGATCACTCAGCTGCAATACTTGCAACGCAGCTTAAAGCCGATCATCTGATGATCTTAACAGATGCCGATGCCGTTTATGAAAATTGGGGCACTCCTGATCAAACTGCATTACGCCATGTCACCCCTGAACGACTAAAACCGTTAGCGGTTGACGATGGTGCAATGGGTCCAAAAGTAAAATCGGTAATTGAATTTGTCGAAAAGACGGGCAACAGAGCTTACATCGGTACATTAACCGATATTGAAGCGTTATTAGATACCACTAAAGGCACCATTGTCAGCCCATCAAATCAACAAAGTAATGAGTGA
- the allE gene encoding (S)-ureidoglycine aminohydrolase produces MGYINNNTGYPKDLLASRAIIKRHNYALIPPDGLVKNIIPGFENCDITILSTPKLGASFVDYLITMHQDGKNLQGFGGKDIEVFVYVISGEVTAKADDQVFNLKTGGYVYCPAGIKLYLQNDTALSRLFLYKRRYIPLAGYQAHIVSNHVEKLDCICYEDMDNVFVQDLLPKELGFDMNFHILTFKPGASHGYIETHVQEHGAYLLSGEGLYLLDNEWIPVKKDDYIFMGAYALQACYSVGKEPLSYIYSKDCHRDIEI; encoded by the coding sequence ATGGGGTATATCAATAATAATACTGGTTATCCAAAAGATCTGCTTGCATCAAGAGCCATTATTAAACGCCATAACTACGCATTGATACCGCCAGATGGGTTAGTCAAAAATATCATTCCAGGCTTTGAAAACTGTGATATCACAATTCTATCCACACCCAAATTAGGGGCATCATTTGTCGATTATCTTATTACTATGCATCAAGATGGTAAAAATTTACAAGGTTTTGGCGGTAAAGATATAGAAGTATTTGTCTATGTGATCAGTGGCGAAGTAACGGCAAAAGCTGACGATCAAGTTTTTAATCTAAAAACGGGGGGTTATGTTTATTGTCCAGCAGGAATTAAATTGTATTTGCAAAATGACACTGCTTTATCCCGATTATTTTTGTATAAACGTCGCTATATACCGCTCGCAGGTTATCAAGCACATATAGTGAGCAATCATGTCGAAAAACTGGATTGTATCTGTTATGAAGATATGGATAACGTCTTTGTGCAAGATCTCCTGCCTAAAGAGCTTGGTTTTGACATGAACTTTCATATATTAACTTTCAAACCTGGTGCAAGCCATGGCTATATTGAAACTCATGTCCAAGAACATGGCGCGTATTTGCTTAGTGGCGAAGGCTTGTATTTGCTTGATAATGAGTGGATACCAGTCAAAAAAGATGATTATATTTTTATGGGCGCTTATGCACTGCAAGCTTGCTATTCGGTTGGTAAAGAACCATTGAGCTATATCTATTCTAAAGATTGCCATCGAGATATAGAAATATAA
- a CDS encoding MFS transporter — protein sequence MTTVDTTSKTVGIQYWHKIVVLLCLGWTVMWIYRPVLTAIFPEVQQTIGPQSNTELGLIASCYFFAYTAMQIPAGMLVDKFGKKAVVIPGFLLFTIAALIIGNAHSIMMIYVGSLLAGLGCGSYYGSAWSLSAENIPSEHRGFASAIINTGSALGMGISLLATSFLVKSWGMPWEYMLYIIAALLLCLVAGFAIVIKEQPKLRQPVQNDSTNNQTKTSPIKSDQKHSFFSIEMIASYIMYFATCYGYYMIVSWLPNFLETERGFTGGSIGSASSLVAFAAIPGALIISKISDKFRSKRLLFIIVLELIAAGTLFITVQSATITFLLAGLIFYGLFGKLTVEPILISHVAETAPKTNYGTSFGVFNFFGMSSSVIAPPLTGYLADLTGTKITGFYVAIVILIVATLIFMLINSKKKANNQ from the coding sequence ATGACAACCGTTGACACAACATCCAAAACAGTTGGTATCCAATACTGGCATAAAATCGTAGTATTATTATGTCTTGGTTGGACAGTGATGTGGATCTATCGTCCTGTTCTAACCGCTATCTTTCCAGAAGTTCAACAAACTATAGGTCCGCAATCCAATACCGAGTTAGGTTTAATTGCTAGTTGCTATTTTTTTGCTTATACCGCTATGCAAATCCCAGCAGGGATGTTAGTTGATAAGTTTGGTAAAAAAGCAGTAGTAATTCCTGGTTTCTTATTATTTACCATCGCCGCTTTAATCATTGGTAATGCACATTCTATTATGATGATTTATGTTGGTAGTTTATTAGCTGGCTTAGGTTGTGGCTCTTATTATGGTTCGGCTTGGTCACTTTCAGCCGAAAATATCCCATCTGAACATCGTGGCTTTGCTTCAGCTATTATCAATACTGGCTCAGCTTTAGGGATGGGCATAAGTTTACTGGCAACCAGCTTTTTAGTTAAATCATGGGGTATGCCATGGGAGTATATGCTCTATATTATTGCTGCGCTGTTACTTTGTTTAGTTGCAGGCTTTGCTATTGTTATCAAAGAACAACCAAAGCTTAGACAGCCAGTTCAAAATGACTCAACGAATAACCAAACGAAAACATCGCCAATTAAATCTGACCAAAAGCATAGTTTTTTTAGTATTGAAATGATTGCCTCTTACATTATGTATTTTGCAACATGTTATGGCTACTACATGATTGTCAGTTGGTTACCAAACTTTCTAGAAACTGAACGTGGTTTTACGGGGGGTAGTATTGGCTCAGCATCATCATTGGTAGCTTTTGCAGCTATTCCGGGAGCATTAATCATCAGTAAAATATCCGATAAATTTAGAAGTAAACGTCTATTGTTTATTATCGTATTAGAACTGATTGCTGCTGGAACCTTATTTATTACCGTACAATCTGCAACCATCACTTTTTTACTTGCGGGATTAATCTTTTATGGATTATTTGGCAAACTGACTGTCGAACCAATATTGATTTCACATGTTGCCGAAACCGCACCAAAAACCAATTATGGTACCTCTTTTGGTGTCTTTAATTTCTTTGGCATGAGTTCGTCAGTGATTGCACCACCGCTAACGGGTTATTTAGCCGATCTTACTGGCACTAAAATCACTGGGTTTTACGTCGCCATAGTCATATTGATCGTTGCTACGCTGATCTTCATGCTGATTAACTCGAAAAAAAAGGCTAACAACCAATAA
- the allC gene encoding allantoate deiminase — MKILYDDVANAVEWISSFGGLEQGGTTRLLYTPQWLAAQNALKERMTNIGMQSYFDDVGNLYGRFEGSKYKDQIIMSGSHVDTVVNGGKLDGQLGIIAALLAMQYLKENYGQPLRTLEIISMAEEEGSRFPYVFWGSKNVFAIANKKDVENITDSEGIKFVDAMQACGFQFSSQPARSDIKAFLEIHIEQGGVLEKEQKSIGVVTSIVGQRRYNIRLIGEANHAGTTPMGYRKDAVYAFSRICHESINKALKKGDPLVLTFGHVEPKPNVVNVVPGEVLFTMDCRHTNKSELVGFTEEIEADMVRIAKELGLEIEINRWMDEDPIPMNDKLIHMLEDICKEEKLSYRVMHSGAGHDSQIFAPRVPTAMLFVPSIKGISHNTAEDTKTEDLVEGIKALTYALYKLAYQE; from the coding sequence ATGAAAATCTTATATGATGATGTGGCAAACGCAGTGGAATGGATATCGAGTTTTGGGGGACTAGAACAAGGTGGAACCACGCGTTTACTTTATACGCCTCAATGGCTAGCAGCACAAAATGCATTGAAAGAACGCATGACCAATATCGGTATGCAAAGCTATTTTGATGATGTTGGCAATTTATATGGTCGCTTTGAAGGTAGTAAATATAAAGATCAGATCATTATGTCAGGTTCGCATGTTGATACAGTTGTCAATGGTGGAAAGTTGGATGGGCAACTCGGTATTATTGCCGCCTTACTTGCCATGCAATACCTAAAAGAAAACTATGGTCAACCTCTTCGTACTCTTGAGATTATCTCAATGGCTGAAGAAGAAGGCAGTCGTTTTCCATATGTATTTTGGGGTAGTAAAAATGTTTTTGCGATTGCAAACAAAAAGGATGTTGAAAATATCACTGATTCGGAAGGCATCAAATTTGTTGATGCCATGCAAGCCTGCGGATTTCAATTCAGTTCACAACCTGCACGCAGCGATATCAAAGCTTTTCTAGAAATTCATATAGAGCAAGGCGGCGTACTTGAAAAAGAACAAAAAAGCATTGGAGTTGTGACCAGTATTGTCGGTCAACGCCGTTATAACATCAGACTGATTGGAGAAGCCAACCATGCAGGCACTACACCAATGGGATATCGTAAAGATGCGGTGTATGCCTTTAGTCGTATATGTCATGAATCCATTAATAAAGCACTAAAAAAAGGTGATCCACTCGTACTTACTTTTGGTCATGTAGAGCCAAAACCTAATGTGGTTAACGTTGTACCAGGTGAAGTGCTATTTACCATGGATTGTCGCCATACCAATAAATCCGAATTAGTTGGATTTACTGAAGAAATCGAAGCCGATATGGTGCGTATTGCCAAAGAGCTAGGGCTTGAAATTGAAATAAATCGCTGGATGGATGAAGATCCCATTCCAATGAACGACAAACTAATCCATATGTTAGAAGACATTTGCAAAGAAGAAAAGCTCAGCTATCGTGTAATGCACAGCGGTGCAGGTCATGATTCACAAATTTTTGCGCCACGAGTACCTACCGCCATGCTGTTTGTACCAAGTATCAAAGGCATTAGCCACAATACGGCCGAAGATACCAAAACTGAAGATTTAGTCGAAGGTATCAAAGCGTTAACCTATGCGCTTTATAAATTAGCTTACCAAGAGTAA
- the fdrA gene encoding acyl-CoA synthetase FdrA produces MIQSFIKKGSFQDSVSLMLISKKLSNLDEVDEVSVMMGTPANKSLLTATGFWSDKFNDATPNDICVAIKTNNDSINVVDLISTQLEDALKNIAQQQQGGSKLLKARRYASATQKLPDANLVLISIAGEYAAELAEQAIDDNKNVMIFSDNVPVNDEIRLKTKASSKDLIVMGPDCGTAIIAGAPLAFANVIPKGNIGVIGASGTGIQEVISQIALLNQGITQAIGLGGRDLSQEVGGISALTALKMLAADEQSQVITFISKPPAESVREKVINAMKLINKPIVALFLGSTIDKVQDENIYFAKTLDQAARLACLLAKVEVAARALPKVTKQTISGLYTGGTLASEAAMLLAQELHLSINEDHDKGIMLDENGHKIIDLGDDFYTVGRPHPMIDPSIREQEISKLGAQKTVGVVLLDLVIGYGANPNPAESIIAGYKAACAQRSSDNPLIAIATVTGSQQDPQCRSQQITALTENNIVVMDNLPEAVLLAKKLITPTKSTGSLKSYPLLNHISVINAGLRSFAEDLQSSNVSVVHYQWAPIAGGNQKLAAILKKLN; encoded by the coding sequence ATGATTCAATCTTTCATAAAAAAAGGGAGCTTTCAAGATTCAGTCAGTTTAATGTTAATTTCAAAAAAACTGAGTAATCTTGATGAAGTTGATGAGGTTTCTGTCATGATGGGGACTCCAGCCAATAAATCCTTGCTTACGGCAACGGGTTTTTGGAGTGATAAGTTTAATGATGCAACACCCAATGATATTTGCGTTGCTATTAAAACGAATAACGATTCAATTAATGTTGTGGATTTAATCAGTACACAGCTTGAAGATGCTTTAAAAAATATCGCCCAGCAACAACAAGGTGGTAGTAAATTACTTAAAGCAAGGCGTTATGCTAGCGCGACCCAAAAATTACCTGATGCTAATTTAGTTTTGATATCGATTGCTGGTGAATACGCAGCAGAACTTGCCGAACAAGCCATAGATGATAATAAAAATGTCATGATATTTTCAGATAATGTGCCTGTGAATGATGAAATTCGCCTAAAAACTAAGGCTTCGAGTAAAGATTTGATTGTGATGGGGCCTGATTGTGGTACGGCTATTATTGCTGGAGCACCGCTAGCTTTTGCAAATGTAATTCCTAAGGGGAATATTGGTGTAATTGGTGCATCGGGTACAGGTATTCAAGAAGTCATCTCACAAATTGCTTTATTAAACCAAGGTATTACACAAGCTATTGGTTTGGGCGGGCGCGATTTATCACAAGAGGTAGGGGGAATAAGTGCTCTGACTGCATTAAAGATGCTCGCTGCAGATGAGCAAAGTCAAGTCATTACTTTTATTTCAAAACCACCTGCTGAAAGTGTGCGAGAAAAAGTTATTAATGCCATGAAGCTGATTAATAAGCCAATTGTGGCACTGTTTTTAGGATCAACTATCGACAAAGTACAAGATGAGAATATCTATTTTGCCAAAACATTAGATCAGGCAGCACGTTTAGCTTGTTTGCTAGCCAAAGTAGAAGTGGCAGCACGCGCATTACCAAAAGTAACCAAGCAAACGATTTCAGGACTGTATACTGGTGGAACTTTAGCGTCAGAAGCCGCGATGTTACTTGCTCAGGAGTTGCATTTATCAATCAATGAAGATCATGATAAAGGCATAATGCTTGACGAAAATGGTCATAAAATTATTGATCTTGGTGATGATTTTTATACTGTTGGTCGTCCTCATCCAATGATCGACCCCTCAATTCGTGAACAAGAAATTAGTAAGTTAGGGGCACAAAAGACAGTTGGCGTAGTATTACTCGATTTGGTGATTGGTTATGGTGCTAATCCTAATCCTGCTGAATCAATTATTGCCGGTTATAAAGCGGCCTGCGCACAACGTTCAAGCGATAATCCATTAATCGCTATTGCAACAGTAACCGGCTCACAGCAAGATCCACAATGCCGTAGCCAACAAATAACTGCCTTAACTGAAAATAACATTGTGGTAATGGATAATTTGCCAGAAGCGGTATTATTAGCTAAAAAATTAATTACGCCAACAAAATCAACGGGTTCACTTAAATCATATCCATTGCTTAATCATATAAGTGTAATCAATGCTGGACTGCGCAGTTTTGCGGAAGATCTTCAATCATCCAATGTGTCTGTTGTGCATTATCAATGGGCACCAATAGCTGGCGGAAATCAAAAATTAGCGGCTATTTTAAAAAAATTAAATTAA
- a CDS encoding DUF1116 domain-containing protein, producing MNRAINEANQAIIERIRAARPHWIGVVAAKEAVPTLAQGYKLLHAGPPISWQDMTGPMQGACIGACLFENWASDEKPALDLLANGKVEFIPCHSVNAVGPMGGITSANMPMLVVENITHGNRAYCNLNEGIGKVMRFGAYGEEVLHRHHWMKESLGPALNDALKLFENGIDLTALMAQAITMGDEFHQRNIAASALLLRTLSPKLALLDRNKTEMAKIFDFLSVTDQFFLNLAMAYCKSVMDSAAQIQEGTIVTVMTRNGKDFGIKVSGLGDEWFTAPVNTPQGLFFTGYSQNEANPDIGDSAITETFGIGGAAMVAAPGVTRFVGAGGADVAYEVSEEMSEIYLDHNMLLQIPSWNFQGCCLGLDVRRVVETGITPLINTGIAHKQAGVGQIGAGTVRAPLACFEKALEALAKKLKV from the coding sequence ATGAATAGAGCAATTAATGAAGCAAACCAAGCCATTATTGAGCGAATTAGAGCCGCTAGACCACATTGGATTGGGGTAGTTGCTGCAAAAGAAGCTGTACCGACTTTAGCACAAGGTTATAAATTATTACATGCAGGTCCTCCCATTTCTTGGCAAGATATGACTGGTCCAATGCAGGGGGCTTGCATTGGTGCATGTTTGTTTGAAAATTGGGCAAGCGATGAAAAACCCGCTTTAGATTTACTAGCAAATGGTAAGGTTGAATTCATTCCATGTCACAGCGTTAATGCAGTTGGACCAATGGGAGGGATAACTTCGGCAAATATGCCAATGTTGGTTGTCGAAAACATCACTCATGGTAATCGAGCATACTGCAATTTAAACGAAGGTATTGGTAAAGTCATGCGCTTTGGCGCCTATGGTGAGGAAGTGCTTCATCGTCACCATTGGATGAAAGAGTCCTTAGGACCAGCATTAAATGATGCCCTTAAACTATTTGAAAATGGTATTGATCTTACAGCGTTAATGGCGCAAGCCATTACTATGGGGGATGAGTTTCACCAACGTAATATTGCAGCTTCAGCTTTATTGCTTAGAACCTTGTCACCCAAATTAGCTCTACTTGATCGCAATAAAACAGAAATGGCGAAAATTTTTGACTTTTTAAGTGTCACTGATCAGTTCTTTTTAAACCTAGCGATGGCGTATTGTAAATCGGTTATGGACAGTGCAGCACAAATTCAAGAAGGTACTATTGTTACTGTTATGACACGTAATGGTAAAGATTTTGGTATTAAAGTGAGTGGGTTAGGTGATGAATGGTTTACGGCCCCAGTTAACACTCCGCAAGGACTATTTTTCACGGGTTATTCACAAAACGAAGCCAATCCAGATATCGGTGATAGTGCGATTACTGAAACCTTTGGGATCGGTGGTGCTGCCATGGTAGCTGCGCCTGGAGTAACTCGCTTCGTTGGTGCTGGTGGCGCGGATGTTGCATATGAAGTATCTGAAGAGATGAGTGAAATCTACCTCGACCATAATATGCTGTTACAAATTCCATCTTGGAACTTCCAAGGATGCTGTTTGGGGCTTGATGTTCGCCGTGTTGTTGAAACGGGGATCACTCCTTTGATTAATACGGGTATTGCCCACAAACAGGCTGGTGTGGGTCAAATTGGTGCAGGAACGGTACGTGCTCCATTAGCCTGTTTTGAAAAAGCACTTGAGGCATTAGCTAAAAAACTTAAAGTTTAA
- a CDS encoding DUF2877 domain-containing protein, with product MKCSYAENKLLTKAISTSLTATSFTADADRQYSLLSPQNDLQQIKPLIISAHAPNVKSGLSLFSLHEHSINLINHQQQLLTLHRYGSGLSPMGWVLKTNDFDVIKSRLANDHLTITQQINGDLKMGDVLLSYNTHICNMTLKCRSHTQLDKTAIKQRFMQIDYPTGLFGFLKENIVDKPAPDLVILCDGLNRLMLGQHADITQFIGLGPGLTPSFDDIIVGMIAVLVSDHRFKPKIQQLKTAMQALPLETLTTTISATFLKYALQGQFSLSVLNVIERLKQHKYDHCAIHNLLNYGHTSGADLLLGIWLGIDRFVIKD from the coding sequence ATGAAATGTAGTTATGCAGAAAATAAATTATTAACAAAAGCGATAAGTACTTCACTTACAGCAACATCATTCACTGCCGATGCGGATCGGCAGTATAGCCTGTTATCACCCCAAAATGACTTACAACAAATTAAACCCTTAATTATTAGTGCTCATGCACCAAATGTAAAAAGCGGATTATCGTTATTTAGTTTGCATGAACATTCCATTAATTTAATTAATCATCAGCAACAATTGCTCACTTTACATCGTTATGGCAGTGGTTTATCACCTATGGGCTGGGTTCTAAAGACTAATGATTTTGATGTAATAAAATCTAGGCTAGCTAATGATCATTTAACCATAACACAACAGATTAATGGTGATTTAAAAATGGGTGATGTTCTGTTAAGTTATAACACACATATCTGCAATATGACGCTAAAATGCAGATCACACACCCAATTAGATAAAACCGCGATTAAGCAACGATTCATGCAGATAGATTATCCAACGGGTTTATTTGGTTTTCTTAAAGAAAATATTGTTGATAAACCCGCGCCAGATCTGGTGATTTTGTGTGATGGGTTGAATCGGTTAATGTTGGGACAACATGCGGATATCACTCAATTTATTGGTTTAGGTCCCGGCTTAACGCCTAGCTTTGATGATATTATTGTTGGGATGATTGCGGTACTGGTCAGTGATCATCGTTTTAAGCCCAAAATACAACAATTAAAAACAGCAATGCAGGCTTTACCATTAGAGACGTTGACAACAACAATTAGTGCTACGTTTTTAAAATATGCGTTACAAGGTCAATTTTCATTATCTGTTTTGAATGTCATTGAACGGCTTAAACAACATAAGTATGACCATTGTGCTATTCATAATCTTTTAAATTATGGACACACATCGGGAGCCGATCTTTTATTGGGGATTTGGTTGGGTATTGATCGTTTTGTTATAAAGGACTGA